ACCCCAATCACGAATTAACCACCTGGTAGCCAAGCAGGGTTCGTAAGTAGTGCACAAAGTAGCCCTTAACACTTCTTGGGAACGAAGAGACCAAGAAGTGTTGCTCTTTGAGTTTTCCAAAGGTGGCTTCAATCTTTGGCCGCACATGGAGGAGTAGCATTTGCCAGTCGGCTGCAAGCTTCTTGCGTTGGGTATGGTGTGGCGGTGCAATAACAATAGTTCTGTAGCGTTTCCAGAGTCGTTTTCGCATCACACTGCCACCGTAGTGGCTATCACCAACCAGTATGTTGGTGTGCTCATTCACGAGCCGTTCCATAAACTGGTTGTCGTGTTCGTTGGCTGGCGTAAATACCAACGCTGCTAGTCTGTTGCTGTGGTCAATGGCAGCATGCAACTTGAAGCCATAGTGCCAACCCTGCCAGTTCCGGCCAAAGGCGGCGACGCCTTTGGCCACCCTGTGCCGGTTGGCACGAATCGGCTTGCAGACCGGTAGCATGGTGCTATCGGCAAAGCGAAGCGGTGCATTGCTCGCGAGTAGCGAGCCCAGGAACCAAACAAGTCGAGGCAACAATCGGTGGCAGTGAGCCACGAAATTCTGGTACTTCGGGAGTCTTGGAAAGTAATCACGGTATTCGCGCTCAACCCACGAGTACACAGCAGATAGGTTTTTGTGTGGTTCGGTGAGTCCGTCCCAGATGAGGATGGCTAGCAGTTCACTGTCAGAGAGAACCGAGTTAGCTCCTGGCTTTATTTGTTTGGGCAGACTATCGTCTACCCAAACAAAAACATCTACGATATGCTGTTTTTGTAGAGCACGCATGCTTTTCTCCTTGTTTGTTTTAGTCGATTAACAGGAGAAAGTGTAGCGTGCTTTATTTGTTGGGGCTAATTCGTGATTGGGGTACGAAAAAGGCCGTGTGATGTATGAATGATGAAAGAAAGAGTGGGAAATGAGCGAGGCTCATACGTCACAGATTCTTTGATATTCCTATCACACGGGCCTGGGGAGGCAGAAATTGCTAAACAAACGAATGGAAAGAGCAGAGCTCTGAGGGTGGGCCGGTCGGCTCACGGGTAGATCACCGGAAGGTGTTCCATGGGTCCCGTGAGCCGCCGGCCACACCACTCAGTTCACCGTTGCCGGCGTTCGACCCGGATGGGTCAGACGGTGGGCATGGCGAGCGTGTTCGCGTCCGAGGAGGCGACGCCGGCGAGCGACATGGTGTCGCTGACGGGGTCGACGTCGGTCTCGCGAGCCCGCTCGGCGCTGGCCTTCAGGCCGATCAGCATGCGCTGGTGCGGCTCCGACAGCCGGCCGTTGGGGGCCGGGAACGTGACGGACGGGATGGTCCCGGCCGAGTCCACGAAGGTGACGGTCTCGCCGAAGGGGTCGACGGTGACGACGATGTCCTGGCCGACGAGCTGGAAGCCGCCGAAGTCGGTGGTCGGACCGCCGTCGAGCAGCTCGATGCCGAGGAGGCGGGACAGCTGCTCGCGGGCGTTGAACACGATGCGCAGGGCGTTGGTCTGGACTCGCTTGAGGTCGGTGACCTTCGCGGTGAGCTCGTCGACGGTGGCATTGTTGTTGGTGCCGAAGGGGAGAGCCACGGGAGTGGTCCTTTCGTAGGGGTTCTCTGTGGGTCTGCATCGACATTCGGAATCTCCGAAGCGATGTCACTACACCCCAACCCGTGAGGTGCACAAACATCGCTTCAGATAGTTCTAAGCAATTTCTACCGAAAATGATCAATTACCCAAAACTCAGCA
This Verrucomicrobiia bacterium DNA region includes the following protein-coding sequences:
- a CDS encoding IS982 family transposase yields the protein MRALQKQHIVDVFVWVDDSLPKQIKPGANSVLSDSELLAILIWDGLTEPHKNLSAVYSWVEREYRDYFPRLPKYQNFVAHCHRLLPRLVWFLGSLLASNAPLRFADSTMLPVCKPIRANRHRVAKGVAAFGRNWQGWHYGFKLHAAIDHSNRLAALVFTPANEHDNQFMERLVNEHTNILVGDSHYGGSVMRKRLWKRYRTIVIAPPHHTQRKKLAADWQMLLLHVRPKIEATFGKLKEQHFLVSSFPRSVKGYFVHYLRTLLGYQVVNS